In Struthio camelus isolate bStrCam1 chromosome 22, bStrCam1.hap1, whole genome shotgun sequence, one DNA window encodes the following:
- the HINFP gene encoding histone H4 transcription factor has translation MPPGKGGRKEALVLQCEWEVCSYVASRMEEFCEHVAQHLQQHLPRENRDKVDPLEEYACLWQECGFCSPESSADLIHHVYFHCYHTKLKQWGLRALQSQSDVSYCQLDFQSRNIIPEIQDNFLCLWEYCERSFDNPEWFYRHVEDHSFCSEYKAAGKENRVVLCGWKDCDCTFKGRCKLREHLRSHTQEKVVACPTCGGMFANNTKFFDHIRRQTALDQQRFQCSHCSKRFATERLLRDHMRNHVNHYKCPLCDMTCPLPSSLRNHIRFRHSEERPFKCDYCDYSCKNLIDLRKHLDTHSKEPAYRCEFEACSFTARSLCSIKLHYRKVHEGDSEPRYKCHVCDKCFTRGNNLTVHLRKKHQFKWPSGHPRFRYKEHEDGYMRLQLVRYESVELTEQLLKDREKQGEALDGSAECVVLSEGEGNLQAIVLEAPAGAPSVENSDTELQVAQLHPAAYSSGNPETAGPSAFVGAALSLEQEPSTPTNPIIRVMNWTNELGESETVYCVIAGEEERAAVPSGLAMELEENVMDRLQKTAEELGIQIV, from the exons ATGCCTCCTGGAAAGGGTGGCAGGAAGGAAGCCTTGGTGCTGCAGTGCGAGTGGGAGGTTTGTTCCTACGTGGCCTCGAGGATGGAGGAGTTCTGTGAGCATGTGGCCCAGCACTTGCAGCAGCACCTTCCCAGGGAAAACCGGGACAAGGTGGACCCTCTCG AGGAATACGCATGTCTGTGGCAGGAATGTGGTTTCTGTTCGCCAGAAAGCTCAGCTGACCTCATCCACCACGTCTATTTCCACTGCTACCACACCAAGCTGAAGCAGTGGGGGCTCCGGGCTCTGCAGAGCCAGTCAGACGTGAGCTACTGCCAGCTGGATTTCCAGAGCCGCAATATCATCCCTGAGATCCAGGATAACTTCCTATGTCTGTGGGAGTACTGTGAG AGGTCGTTCGATAATCCTGAGTGGTTCTATCGGCATGTGGAGGATCACAGTTTCTGTTCTGAGTAcaaagcagcagggaaggagaACCGTGTGGTCCTTTGTGGCTGGAAAG ACTGTGATTGCACCTTCAAAGGGCGCTGCAAGCTGCGGGAGCACCTGCGCAGCCACACGCAGGAGAAGGTGGTGGCCTGTCCTACCTGCGGGGGGATGTTTGCCAACAACACCAAGTTCTTTGACCACATCCGTCGGCAGACCGCACTGGACC AGCAGAGGTTTCAGTGTTCTCACTGCTCCAAGAGGTTTGCCACAGAGAGGCTGCTCCGTGACCACATGAGAAACCACG TGAACCATTACAAGTGCCCCCTGTGTGACATGACCTGCCCGCTGCCCTCCTCCCTGCGCAATCATATTCGTTTCCGGCACAGTGAGGAGCGGCCGTTCAAGTGTGACTACTGTGACTACAG CTGCAAGAATCTCATTGACTTGAGGAAACATCTGGACACACACAGCAAAGAGCCAGCCTATCGCTGCGAGTTTGAGGCTTGCAGCTTCACCGCACGCTCCCTCTGCTCCATCAAACTGCACTACCGGAAAGTCCATGAg GGTGACTCAGAGCCCCGGTACAAGTGCCACGTCTGTGACAAGTGCTTCACACGTGGGAACAACCTCACTGTGCACCTCAGGAAGAAACACCAGTTCAAATGGCCCTCGGGGCATCCTCGCTTCAG GTACAAAGAACATGAGGATGGCTAcatgaggctgcagctggtgcgCTATGAGAGCGTGGAGCTGACAGAGCAGCTACTGAAGGACCgtgagaagcagggagaggcccTCGATGGCTCGGCTGAGTGTGTGGTGCTGTCTGAGGGTGAGGGCAACCTGCAGGCCATTGTTCTGGAGGCCCCAGCAGGGGCTCCCTCAGTGGAGAACAGTGACACTGAGCTGCAAGTGGCCCAGCTGCACCCTGCAGCCTACTCTAGTGGCAACCCTGAGACAGCAGGGCCGAGTGCCTTCGTCGGAGCAGCGCTGTCCTTGGAGCAAGAACCCAGCACCCCAACCAACCCCATCATCCGTGTGATGAACTGGACCAACGAGCTTGGGGAGAGTGAGACTGTTTATTGTGTCATAGCTGGTGAGGAGGAGCGGGCCGCGGTGCCTAGTGGGCTGGCTATGGAGCTGGAGGAGAATGTCATGGACCGTCTGCAGAAGACAGCTGAGGAGCTGGGCATCCAGATTGTGTGA